A stretch of DNA from Arthrobacter globiformis:
CGAGAGTCCATAGATCCCCAGGCCCGCGCGGACCATGTCGAAGTGCGTGTCGGGCCGGGACAGGGTGGCCGGGGTGTTGGCCAGGTGGCGGACTTCGGGGTCCACGCCGGCGTCTTCGGCGATGGCCAGGACCTCGCGGAACGCTGCGAGCTGGTCATCGGTTTCCGGGCGCTCGGGTTCGTCGGCCACGGCAAGGTGGGAGAAGATGCCCACGACGCGCAGCAGCCCCTGGTCCTGGTACTCCACGGCTTCGCCCACCAGCCGGTCCCACACCTCGACCGTGGCGCCATTGCGGCCAAGTCCGGTGTCGACTTTGAGGTGGACGCGTGCGGGCCGTTCCTGTTCCCGGGCCGCAGCCACGATCTGTTCCAGCTCCCAGCCGGAGCACCCGATGTCGACGCCGGCGGCCACCGCCGCGCCGAAGTTGCTTTCCGGGGTGTGCAGCCAGGCGAGCAGCGGCGCTTCGATGCCCGCGGCGCGCAGCGCCAGAGCTTCGGAGATGTGCGCGACGCCCAGCCAGCTTGCGCCTGCCTCGAGGGCCGCGCGTGCCACCGGCACGGCGCCGTGACCGTACGCATCGGCCTTGACGACCGCCATGACCTTGGCCGGTTCGGCAGCCGCGGCGAGCCGGCGGACATTGTGCCGGATGGCCTCGAGGTCGATCACGGCGGAACGCTCGTGGGCCGTCCGGTCGTATCCTCGGGACGTGCCGACCGGTCCCGCCACTGCCGGGCGGTCTCCTGTTGCTGCTGGATAAATCACTCTACTGATTCTAGTGCTGGCGCTTCGGGCCGAATAATTGCCGGGGAAACGGCGTGCCGGGTGCCTGCTCAGGCGTCCGAGAGATGTGCGATGGTGGCGGCCGCCCGCCGCTGGGCCTCCTGCGGAACGTCCCGGACGATGTCGGCGAGGAAGGCGTAGCGGCGCAGCCACTGGCTGCCACGGCGTTCCGGCCGGGCGTTGGCGCGCTTCCACCAGTCGGCGATGTCTCCCCAGCCGGGCGCCGCGAGGGAACCGCCCACTTCCTGGACCGCCAGTGCGGCGCACAGATTGGCGAACCGAAGCCGGTCGCTGAGGGGCCACCCCGCCAGGCTCCCGACGATGAACGCGGCCCCGAAGCAGTCCCCGGCACCGGTCGGGTCGAAGGCGGCCACCGGCAGGGAGGGCACCCATTCCTCCTCGCCGGTTTCCGAGTCCACCGCCACGGCCCCCTGCGCCCCCAGGGTCACCACCGCCACCGGCACCCGGTCCGCCAGGGAGTACAGCGCCGCCCAGGGATCGCTCTTGCCGGTGAAGGCCATGGCCTCGCGCTGGTTGGGCATGAAGGCATGGAAGTACTGCAGGTTGGCAAGCCGCGCGTGGGCCCATTCGCCGGTGGGGTCCCAGCCGACGTCGCCGAACAGTTTCACGCCTTCCTTGTACGCCGCGAGCGCCCACGGCTCCAGTTCATGGCCGAGGTCTGCCACAGCAGCCAGCGCGCGGGGCGGCTTCCCGATCAGCTCGGAGGAGGTCACCGGTGCCGGGTGCCCGTGCGTGACCATCGAGCGGTCGTGGTCCACGCTGAGTGATACAGTCACCGGCGAGTGCCAGCCCGGCATCCGGCGGGACAGGGACAGGTCCACGTGCTCCTGCCGGTCCAGGACTTTCCAGTTGTAGTCGCCGTAGCCGTCGTCGCCGAAGGCCGCGGCCAGCCCGGTGCGCAAGCCGAGGCGCGCGGCCGCGATGGCCTGGTTGGCCACGCCACCCGGGCAGCTGCCCATCCCCTCGCTCCAGATTTCGGTTCCAGGCTCGGGCGCGTGCGGCAGCCCCGTGAAGATGATGTCCTGAAAAACGGTCCCGGCCAGCAGCAGGTCGAACTCTCCGGCCGCCTGGGTACGGACGGCCGAGAGCGGGTCGAAACGGCGTACGGGATTCGCCTCCATGTTCGGCACATTACGCTGTGTACCCTGGCGTTGAAACCCCGCGATGTGGGGGTCGGCACGTGTGCGGCTGGCCTCCGGCGCTGCAGGCCCGGGTGCGTTGCTGGCTGCTGCGCATAGACTCCTGCCATGCGGCTCATGATCGCCGGCGGCGGCGGATTCCGGGTTCCCCTCGTTTACCGTGCCCTGTGTTCCGGGCGCTATGCCGGCCTGGTCAGCGAGGTGGTGCTGTTCGACGTCGACGGCGGCCGCCTGGCCGCCATTGAGGCTGTACTGCGGTCCATGTCTTGGGAGTTCAGCCGGTCTTCGGAGGTGGGCGGCGCTCCGGACGGAAGTCCCGACGTCGGAGGTTCCTCCTGCCGCCCGCCCACGGTGACGTCCACGACGTCCCTCCCCCATGCCCTCAACGGGACGGACATCGTGTTCGCTGCCATCCGCCCGGGCGGAACGGCCGGCCGGGTTGCCGACGAACGGGTGGCCCAGGACCTCGGGCTGCTGGGCCAGGAAACCACCGGTGCGGGCGGCATCTCCTACGCGCTGCGGTCCATCCCGGCGATGCTGGAGCTGGCCGCAAACATGCGGACGCACTGCCCGGACGCCTGGCTGATCAACTTCACCAATCCGGCGGGGATGGTCACCCAGGCGCTGGCTCCCGTGCTGGGCCGGAAGGTGATCGGGATCTGTGATTCCGCGAGTGCCCTGGTGCACCGCGCTGCCCGGGCGGCCGGGGTGCTGCTGCCGGCGGGAAAGCTCGACGGCGTGGGCTACTACGGGCTGAACCATCTCGGCTGGCTGTACCGGCTGGAGAGCGGCGGCCGGGACTTCCTTCCGGGCCTGCTGGCCGACCGGGAAGCCCTGGCCAGCTTCGAGGAGGGCCGGCTGTTTCCGCAGTCTTTCCTGCGCGGTCTGGGGCTGCTGCCGAACGAGTACCTGTTCTATTACTACGAAGCGGCGCGGGCGACGGCGGGCATGCGCGCCATGGCCAGGACCCGGGGTGAGTCGATCCACGGCCAGCAGGCGGAGCTGTATCCGCGGCTGGCCACCGCCGGGGACGAAGCGTACGGCTTGTGGGAAGCGGCGCGGCAGTCCCGCGAGGAGGGGTATTTGGCCGAGGCCAGGACCGGCGGCGAGGCCCGGAACCCCGAGGATCTTGCGGGCGGCGGTTATGAGCAGGTGGCCCTGGCCGTGATGCGGGCGCTGGCCGGAGATGCCGCCGTCGATGGCATGGGGGACGTTGGGGGCGGCGCCCGTGGCGCTGCCACCGAGCTGATCCTCAATACGCCGAACTCCCCTGGACAGTCCTTCACTGGACGGTCCCCCGCCCCTGGACAGTCCTTTCCCGGGGCGGGCGGCCCCCGGGCCGCTATTCCCGGGCTGCCGCCGGACGCCGTCGTCGAAGTTCCCTGCACAGTCACGCCGGACGGGGCGGTGCCGATACAGCAGGACAGGCCCGCCGAACCGCAACTCAGCCTTCTGCGGCAGGTCAAGAAGGTGGAACTGCTCACCGTCCGTGCGGCCTCTGGCGGGGACCGGGATGCGGCGCTGGAAGCCTTCGCCGAACACCCGCTGGTCGGCTCGGCTCAGCTCGCCAACGCGTTGCTCACCGGCTACGAAGGCGCGTTTCCGGATTTGGCCGGGTTGTGGCGCCGGTGACGGGGCGCTCCGGGGCACATTGAGGCCACGGAGCCGGATTTAGCAGGGCCGTGCTACATCCGCGGCCCGCGGCAGTTGGCGTGTGAAACGCCACGTTGGCAGCACTTGCAACGCCACCGTTGCGCTGACGGTTCAGGAGTAGTGTTTTATCCGATGCAGTTCCAGCAGTCCGGAGAGGAGGGAGGCTCATGTCTGTGATCAAGCGAGTGGCTTTCCTGTCGCTGCACACCTCCCCCATGGAACAGCCCGGTTCCGGAGACGCCGGCGGCATGAACGTCTACATCCGTGGCCTTGCCTCCGCCCTGGCCGAAACCGGCATCGAAGTGGAGATCTTCACCCGTTCCACCGCCACCGGGCAGCCCGCCGTCGAACACCCCGACCCCGGCGTCTGCGTCCACAACGTCCTGGCCGGGCCGCCGCGCAAACTCCCCAAAGAGGAACTCCCCGAACTGCTGCACAGCATGGTCGCCGAAATCGAACGGATCCGCGGCCAGCAGCCCCACGGCCGCTACGACCTGATCCACTCCCACTACTGGGTCTCCGGCGTCGCCGGCCTCGAACTCTCCCAGCTGTGGAACGTCCCCCTGGTGCACACCATGCACACCATGGCCAAAGTCAAAAACCTCCTCCTGCACTCCGGCGAACAACCCGAACCCCGGCGCCGCGAGGACGGCGAACACCGCATCGTCGACGGCGCCACCCGCCTGATCGCCAACACCACCGCCGAAGCCGCCGAACTCGTTTCCCACTACGGCGCCGACTTCGACCACATCGACGTCGCACCCCCCGGCGTGAACCTCTCCGTGTTCACCCCCGCGTTCCGTGCCCAGTCCCGAACCGCCCACGGCATCGCCGCCGGCACTTTCCACCTGCTCTTCGCCGGCCGGATCCAACGCCTCAAGGGCCCGCAGATCCTGCTCAAGGCCGCCGCCTTGCTGCGCCGCCGCCGCCCCGACATCGACCTCAAACTCACCATCCTCGGCGCGCTCAGCGGCGCCAAGGACTTTAACCTCAAAACCCTCGTCAGCGCCGCCGAACTGGACGACGTCGTCACCCACCACCCTCCCGTCAGCGCACCCGAACTTGCCGGCTGGTTCCGGGCCGCCGACGTCGTCGTCATGCCCTCCTACAGCGAATCCTTCGGCCTGGTCGCCCTTGAGGCCCAGGCCTGCGGCACCCCTGTCGTCGCCACCCGCGTCGGCGGACTCACCCGCGCAGTCAGCCACGGCCGCACCGGCCTGCTCGTGGACGGCCACCACGCCGCCGACTGGGCCGATGCCCTCGAAGCCCTCCACGACGACCCCGCCACCCGCCACAACATGGGCACCGCCGCCGCCATCCATGCAGCAAACTCCGGCTGGCAACGCACCGCCGCCATCACCCTCGACAGCTACCACGCCGCCGTCGACGAATACGCTTCCAGCCACCCCATGGCCGCCGTCTACGGGTCACGGCTCACCGGCTAACCCTTCCGGAAAGGACAACGATGTCTGACAGCACTCCCCTGAGCGGTACCGGCCTGAGCAGCACTCCCCTGAGCGACCTGGACATTGCCCGCAGGGCAGTGCTGCGGCCGATCGAGGAAATCGCCGCATCTGCGGGCATCGATGCCGGGGCAGTGGAGCACTATGGCCGCTACAAGGCAAAGATCGACCCCGCGAAGCTGTCAGCCCCCGCGCCAGCCGGAAAGGTGGTTCTGGTTTCCGCGATGTCGCCCACGCCGGCCGGCGAAGGAAAATCAACCACGACTGTGGGGCTGGCAGATTCGCTTGCACGGGCGGGCCACAAGGTGATGGTCGCGCTGCGGGAGCCCTCGCTGGGCCCCATCCTCGGCATGAAGGGCGGGGCCACGGGCGGCGGGCTGTCCCAGGTTCTGCCGATGGACGAGATCAACCTGCATTTCACCGGCGACTTCCATGCCGTCACGTCCGCCAACAATGCACTCATGGCCCTCGTGGACAACCACATCTACCAGGGCAACGAACTGAACATCGACCCGCGCCGCATGACGTTCAAGCGGGTCCTGGACATGAACGACCGCTCACTTCGCGAGGTGGTGATTGGACTCGGCGGGCCTGCGCAGGGCGTACCGCGCCAGGACGGCTTCGACATCACCGTCGCGTCCGAGATCATGGCGGTCTTTTGCCTCGCCACCGACCTGGCCGACCTGCGGGACAGGCTGGGCCGCATCACCTTCGGCTACACGTACGACCGGGCGCCGGTTACGGTGGCGGACCTCGGTGTGCAGGGGGCCCTGACGCTGCTGCTCAAGGAAGCCATCAAGCCGAACCTCGTCCAGACCATCGCCGGTACCCCGGCCCTGGTTCATGGCGGGCCGTTCGCGAACATCGCCCACGGGTGCAACTCGCTGATCGCCACGCAGACCGCCCGGCGGCTGGCCGACATCGTGGTGACGGAGGCGGGATTCGGGGCCGACCTCGGCGCGGAAAAGTTCATGGACATCAAGGCGCGGATCGCAGATGTGGCGCCATCCGCCGTCGTAGTGGTGGCGACCGTCCGCGCACTCAAAATGCAAGGCGGCGTTCCCAAGGACCGGCTGAACGAGCCGAACGTGGAGGCCGTGGCGGCGGGTGCGGCCAACCTGCGCCGCCATGTCCAGAATGTGGAGCGGTTCGGCGTGACGCCCGTGGTGGCGATCAACAAGTTCCCCGCGGACACCCAGGAGGAGCTCGACTGGCTGCTCGGCTGGTGCGCGGGCGAGGGCATCCAGGCATCGGTGGCGGACATCTGGGGACGGGGCGGGGGCGGCGACGGCGGCGATGAGCTGGCTGCCAAGGTCGCCGCCGCGGTGAACGGGCCGTCGTCGTTCCGGCATCTCTACCCGCTGGACATGTCCGTGGAGGACAAGATCCGCACCATCGTCCAGGAAATCTATGGCGCCGACGGCGTGGACTTTTCAGTCCCTGCACTGCGCCGGCTGGCGGACATTGAGAAGAACGGCTGGTCCGGGCTGCCTGTCTGCATGGCGAAAACCCAGTACTCGTTCACGGACGACGCCTCGCGGCTGGGGGCACCCAAGGGCTTCACCATCCATGTGCGCGACCTCATCCCCAAGACCGGCGCAGGCTTCATCGTGGCCCTGACCGGAGCGGTGATGACCATGCCCGGGCTTCCGGCCGTTCCCGCGGCAATGCGGATGGACGTCGACGACGACGGCAACCCGGTCGGCCTCTTCTAAACGCTTCCTCACCTCCCGTCGCTTCACCCCAACCCTTCATCACCTCCCGCCGCTTCAACCAAAACCCTTCCTCACCTCCCGCCGCTTCAACCCCAACCCTTCCTCACCTCCCGTCGCTTCAACCCCAACCCTTCCTCACCTCCCGCCGCTTCAACCCCAACCCTTCCTCACTTCCCGCCGCTTCAACCAAAACCCTTCCTCACCTCCCGCCGCTTCAACCAAAACCCTTCCTCAGACCGCATCGGCAAATCCGGACGCCTGAGGATGGTCCAGCCGGCTCGTTCGTAACGCACGCTTGATCAGGCGGATGGCCTGCTCGAAGCCGTCAGCCAAATCCTTCTTGCCGAACACAACAACGGTCCACCCGGCGGCCTCGAATGCTTTGTCACGCCGCCTGTCGCTGAAGATTTGGGGCTCGAGAAGGTGATGGCCGCCGTCGTACTGTATGGCCAGCCGCCGATGCCTGTAACCGAGATCGGCAGTCGGCCCGATCGTCTTGTCTTCTCGCAGCGGCACCTGCAGCTGAGGCTCCGGAAGGCCCGCGTCCTCCATCGCGAGGCGGAGTAGCGACTCAGGCGCAGAATCCGCTCCGACACGCATCCGCTCGAGCGCGGCGCGCGCCCGAACCACACCCTGAAGATTCGGATGGCGGGCGACGAGGGAACGGAGTCCCTCAACCGTGTCGAACGGCTCGGTGCGGTCTTCGAACTCCGCTCTGGGAACGCGAATCAGTTCATCGCCCATGCAGACCAGCTCGCTCTCCGACAGCCGTCCTGCCATATCGAGCCAGGTGCGGGACCTGCTGCTTATTCGAATGCCGTCGACGAATTCGATCTCGTCCTGCGATGCCAACAACGAGTGCCCGATCACGCCTTTTCGCCGCACCTCCGGCAGGGAATGGGGCTTGCTCAAATGCAACTCGGTCGAATCTGCCAGCCATGCCGGCAGGATTTGGCTTCGAATCCGTGCGGCTGTGACATGCGAGATCCAGGCACCCGGCGATGCTGCAGACAGTGCCCGTGCCGCGGCCTCAAGCTCGAAGCTCCAGCCAGTCGGGCGGTACAGTTCACGACTGACATGCGCGACGTCGGCCCGTCGGAGTCTGTTGGGTGGAACTCCGGACGCTTTCGCAGATCCCAGCGTGAAGGGGGCAGACACCAGGCTGTCAGGAAGATCGGTACGTTTTTGCATACGGCATTGTTACTCGAAACCGACCCGACCCGCAGAAGTTATCCACAGGCAGGGCTTGCGCCAACAACACCTGAGGAAGCGTTTGGGTCCAAGCGACCAAAGGTGAGGAAGCGTTTGGGTCCAAGCGACCAAAGGTGAGGAAGCGTTTGGGTCCAAGTGACGAAAGGTGAGGGAGCGGTTGGCGGTGCGGGTTTACTTTGGGCCCGCCACGGCCCCTGCTGACGATGCAGCTGCCACGGGCCGGTCCACGCGGCGCCCCGCGTGCTGGATCCGCCGACCCTCACCGCGCCGCAGAGAAATGAAGACGACGGCGACGCTGAGCGCCACAAGAGCGGCAACGAACAGGGCGGTCGGCAGGTCCTCGGCCAAGAGGCTGGGAATGGCACGGCCCGGCACGGAGATGGCGAAGCCGAACGCCACAGCGATGCCGATGTAGCTGCCGATCATGTTCCCCCGGTGCGCGGGGAAGTTCCGGCGCACGGCGCTGATGAGGCCGAGCGTGACGGTCACAATCGTGAACGCCGAGAGCCCGTGAAGCCAGCTGAAATGCCCGTCACTGACGATCCAGAAGCTGCTGAAACAGACGTAGTACATGGCCGCGACCCACAGGTGTCCCATGGTGCGGTGGATGCGGTCGCGGCGGCGCCGAAGGATCTGGACCGGTCCGATGGCAAGGACAAAAAGGGCCGCTATGACGTGGCTGGCAAGCAGTACATTCCAAGGCTCCATGCACCTAGGATAGGAGCACTATCCTAGGATGTACACCAAGATAGCCAGCGCGGCAGCAGCTATCCAAAGGGCTGTCATCCGCCGAGGAATGGAGCGGCCATGCAGCTAAAGGAGCTCAGCGAGCGGACGGGAGTCTCCCCCGCCAGCATCAAGTTCTACCTCCGCGAAGGCCTGCTGCCCGCGGGCCGTACTATTCACGCCACCCGGGCAGAGTATTCAGAGCATCACGTGAGCCGGCTGGAACTCATCCAGGCGCTGCGGCGTGTGGTCGGACTGAATATCGCCCAGATCGGCTCCCTGCTCAGAATGGCCGACGGCGGCGCACCCCGCCTGGAGCTTTTGGCCGCGATCCAGCGCACGGTGCTGGGCTTCGACGAGGTGGGCACGGAGCACGGCGACCTGCGCACACCTGCGGCTGACGCCGTCGTGCGTTTCCGGAACTGGCCGGACGTCCCGAGCGACGCCAGGAACGCCCTCAATGCCCAACTGGCCCGGATGGAAAGCCTGGGCGTACCTGTCACAGCCGAGCTGCTCGACGCCTACAGCCAGGCGGTGGATGCCATCGCGGCAGTGAATATTTCGGCCACAACCGCGCCGGAAGACGTCAACCAGCTGATCATGATGGCGGCCGTCGGGATGCATCTGCATGGACAACTTGTCCTGAAGCTGCTCGCCCTCGCGCATGCGAGCCACGCCATCCGGCGCTACGAAAAGGGTCCTTAAACAGCAATGCTCCCCCACCCGAAGGTGAGGAAGCATCGCGTGAAAACCTGCAGGACGTGAGGAAGGGTCCCGTTAAAACCTGCAGGACGTAAGGAAGGATCCCGTCAGAACCTGCAGGACGTGAGGAAGCATCCGGGGTTAGCGGTCGAGGTCGCCGCGGATGAAGGCCTCAACCTTGTCGCGGGCGAGGTCGTCGTTGAACTGCTCCGGCGGGGACTTCATGAAGTAGCTCGATGCCGAGAGCAGCGGACCGCCGATGCCGCGGTCCAGGCCGATCTTGGCCGCTCGGATCGCGTCGATGATCACACCGGCCGAGTTGGGCGAGTCCCACACCTCGAGCTTGTACTCCAGGGACACCGGGGCGTCGCCGAAGTTGCGGCCTTCCAGGCGCACGAACGCCCACTTGCGGTCATCCAGCCACTGCACGTAGTCGGACGGGCCGATGTGGACGTCCTTCGCGGCCAGCTCGGCCTCGACGTTGGAAGTCACGGCCTGGGTCTTGGAGATCTTCTTCGACTCAAGGCGGTCGCGCTCCAGCATGTTCTTGAAGTCCATGTTGCCGCCCACGTTCAGCTGGTACGTGCGGTCCAGTGTCACGCCGCGGTCCTCGAACAGCTTCGCCATGACGCGGTGGGTGATGGTGGCGCCGATCTGGCTCTTGATGTCATCACCGACGATCGGCACGCCGGCGGCGGTGAACTTGTCCGCCCATTCCTTCGTGCCCGCGATGAACACCGGCAGCGCGTTCACGAACGCCACACCGGCGTCGATCGCGGCCTGGGCGTAGAACTCCGCAGCTTGCTGGGATCCGACCGGCAGGTAGCAGACCATGACATCGACCTGGGCGTCCTTCAGGGCCTGTACGACGTCGACCGGATCCTCGGTGGACTGCTCGATGGTCTCCAGGTAGTACCGGCCCAGGCCGTCCAGCGTGTGGCCGCGCTGGACGGTCACGCCGGTCGGCGGGACCTCGGCAAGCTTGATCGTGTTGTTTTCACTGGCCAGGATCGCATCGGCCAGGTCGATGCCAACCTTCTTGCCGTCCACGTCGAACGCGGCCACGAACTGGACGTCGTTGACGTGGTACTTGCCGAACTCAACATGCATCAGACCCGGAATCGTGGCCTGGGGGTCGGCGTCGCGGTAGTAATGAACACCCTGAACCAGCGAAGCGGCACAGTTGCCCACGCCGACGATGGCTACACGAATCGGATTTGAAGACACGGAACTCCTTTGAGAACAAAACTTCATGTGCCCTGCGCGTCTGTAACTTGCTGTACGACGGCGTCTGACGGGCACCGCGCCACGCGGCGCGCTTATCAGTCTAACCAAACGCCGCCGGGGCCGGCTTTGTTCCCGCCGTCCCCG
This window harbors:
- the alr gene encoding alanine racemase, yielding MIYPAATGDRPAVAGPVGTSRGYDRTAHERSAVIDLEAIRHNVRRLAAAAEPAKVMAVVKADAYGHGAVPVARAALEAGASWLGVAHISEALALRAAGIEAPLLAWLHTPESNFGAAVAAGVDIGCSGWELEQIVAAAREQERPARVHLKVDTGLGRNGATVEVWDRLVGEAVEYQDQGLLRVVGIFSHLAVADEPERPETDDQLAAFREVLAIAEDAGVDPEVRHLANTPATLSRPDTHFDMVRAGLGIYGLSPFEGQTSAELGLRPAMTLRTVVSHCKDVHSGQGVSYGFNYHTSGESTLGLIPLGYADGVPRVATGGPVRVEGVTYPVVGRIAMDQMVIDLGPLDVSRGGHSVLGAEAVLFGNGADGGPTADDWARAAGTNNYEIVTRISPRVPRTYINESPISNAPGEMPATGSTATGTPRP
- a CDS encoding carbohydrate kinase family protein, coding for MEANPVRRFDPLSAVRTQAAGEFDLLLAGTVFQDIIFTGLPHAPEPGTEIWSEGMGSCPGGVANQAIAAARLGLRTGLAAAFGDDGYGDYNWKVLDRQEHVDLSLSRRMPGWHSPVTVSLSVDHDRSMVTHGHPAPVTSSELIGKPPRALAAVADLGHELEPWALAAYKEGVKLFGDVGWDPTGEWAHARLANLQYFHAFMPNQREAMAFTGKSDPWAALYSLADRVPVAVVTLGAQGAVAVDSETGEEEWVPSLPVAAFDPTGAGDCFGAAFIVGSLAGWPLSDRLRFANLCAALAVQEVGGSLAAPGWGDIADWWKRANARPERRGSQWLRRYAFLADIVRDVPQEAQRRAAATIAHLSDA
- a CDS encoding family 4 glycosyl hydrolase, encoding MRLMIAGGGGFRVPLVYRALCSGRYAGLVSEVVLFDVDGGRLAAIEAVLRSMSWEFSRSSEVGGAPDGSPDVGGSSCRPPTVTSTTSLPHALNGTDIVFAAIRPGGTAGRVADERVAQDLGLLGQETTGAGGISYALRSIPAMLELAANMRTHCPDAWLINFTNPAGMVTQALAPVLGRKVIGICDSASALVHRAARAAGVLLPAGKLDGVGYYGLNHLGWLYRLESGGRDFLPGLLADREALASFEEGRLFPQSFLRGLGLLPNEYLFYYYEAARATAGMRAMARTRGESIHGQQAELYPRLATAGDEAYGLWEAARQSREEGYLAEARTGGEARNPEDLAGGGYEQVALAVMRALAGDAAVDGMGDVGGGARGAATELILNTPNSPGQSFTGRSPAPGQSFPGAGGPRAAIPGLPPDAVVEVPCTVTPDGAVPIQQDRPAEPQLSLLRQVKKVELLTVRAASGGDRDAALEAFAEHPLVGSAQLANALLTGYEGAFPDLAGLWRR
- the mshA gene encoding D-inositol-3-phosphate glycosyltransferase, which encodes MSVIKRVAFLSLHTSPMEQPGSGDAGGMNVYIRGLASALAETGIEVEIFTRSTATGQPAVEHPDPGVCVHNVLAGPPRKLPKEELPELLHSMVAEIERIRGQQPHGRYDLIHSHYWVSGVAGLELSQLWNVPLVHTMHTMAKVKNLLLHSGEQPEPRRREDGEHRIVDGATRLIANTTAEAAELVSHYGADFDHIDVAPPGVNLSVFTPAFRAQSRTAHGIAAGTFHLLFAGRIQRLKGPQILLKAAALLRRRRPDIDLKLTILGALSGAKDFNLKTLVSAAELDDVVTHHPPVSAPELAGWFRAADVVVMPSYSESFGLVALEAQACGTPVVATRVGGLTRAVSHGRTGLLVDGHHAADWADALEALHDDPATRHNMGTAAAIHAANSGWQRTAAITLDSYHAAVDEYASSHPMAAVYGSRLTG
- a CDS encoding formate--tetrahydrofolate ligase, with the protein product MSDSTPLSGTGLSSTPLSDLDIARRAVLRPIEEIAASAGIDAGAVEHYGRYKAKIDPAKLSAPAPAGKVVLVSAMSPTPAGEGKSTTTVGLADSLARAGHKVMVALREPSLGPILGMKGGATGGGLSQVLPMDEINLHFTGDFHAVTSANNALMALVDNHIYQGNELNIDPRRMTFKRVLDMNDRSLREVVIGLGGPAQGVPRQDGFDITVASEIMAVFCLATDLADLRDRLGRITFGYTYDRAPVTVADLGVQGALTLLLKEAIKPNLVQTIAGTPALVHGGPFANIAHGCNSLIATQTARRLADIVVTEAGFGADLGAEKFMDIKARIADVAPSAVVVVATVRALKMQGGVPKDRLNEPNVEAVAAGAANLRRHVQNVERFGVTPVVAINKFPADTQEELDWLLGWCAGEGIQASVADIWGRGGGGDGGDELAAKVAAAVNGPSSFRHLYPLDMSVEDKIRTIVQEIYGADGVDFSVPALRRLADIEKNGWSGLPVCMAKTQYSFTDDASRLGAPKGFTIHVRDLIPKTGAGFIVALTGAVMTMPGLPAVPAAMRMDVDDDGNPVGLF
- a CDS encoding endonuclease domain-containing protein, whose translation is MQKRTDLPDSLVSAPFTLGSAKASGVPPNRLRRADVAHVSRELYRPTGWSFELEAAARALSAASPGAWISHVTAARIRSQILPAWLADSTELHLSKPHSLPEVRRKGVIGHSLLASQDEIEFVDGIRISSRSRTWLDMAGRLSESELVCMGDELIRVPRAEFEDRTEPFDTVEGLRSLVARHPNLQGVVRARAALERMRVGADSAPESLLRLAMEDAGLPEPQLQVPLREDKTIGPTADLGYRHRRLAIQYDGGHHLLEPQIFSDRRRDKAFEAAGWTVVVFGKKDLADGFEQAIRLIKRALRTSRLDHPQASGFADAV
- a CDS encoding DUF2306 domain-containing protein; protein product: MEPWNVLLASHVIAALFVLAIGPVQILRRRRDRIHRTMGHLWVAAMYYVCFSSFWIVSDGHFSWLHGLSAFTIVTVTLGLISAVRRNFPAHRGNMIGSYIGIAVAFGFAISVPGRAIPSLLAEDLPTALFVAALVALSVAVVFISLRRGEGRRIQHAGRRVDRPVAAASSAGAVAGPK
- a CDS encoding MerR family transcriptional regulator produces the protein MQLKELSERTGVSPASIKFYLREGLLPAGRTIHATRAEYSEHHVSRLELIQALRRVVGLNIAQIGSLLRMADGGAPRLELLAAIQRTVLGFDEVGTEHGDLRTPAADAVVRFRNWPDVPSDARNALNAQLARMESLGVPVTAELLDAYSQAVDAIAAVNISATTAPEDVNQLIMMAAVGMHLHGQLVLKLLALAHASHAIRRYEKGP
- a CDS encoding inositol-3-phosphate synthase, whose translation is MSSNPIRVAIVGVGNCAASLVQGVHYYRDADPQATIPGLMHVEFGKYHVNDVQFVAAFDVDGKKVGIDLADAILASENNTIKLAEVPPTGVTVQRGHTLDGLGRYYLETIEQSTEDPVDVVQALKDAQVDVMVCYLPVGSQQAAEFYAQAAIDAGVAFVNALPVFIAGTKEWADKFTAAGVPIVGDDIKSQIGATITHRVMAKLFEDRGVTLDRTYQLNVGGNMDFKNMLERDRLESKKISKTQAVTSNVEAELAAKDVHIGPSDYVQWLDDRKWAFVRLEGRNFGDAPVSLEYKLEVWDSPNSAGVIIDAIRAAKIGLDRGIGGPLLSASSYFMKSPPEQFNDDLARDKVEAFIRGDLDR